The Rutidosis leptorrhynchoides isolate AG116_Rl617_1_P2 unplaced genomic scaffold, CSIRO_AGI_Rlap_v1 contig499, whole genome shotgun sequence genome includes the window TAACTTTGGGCTACTGTAAGTATGGCAAGCTTTCTCATTTACATTCGTCATTTTCTATTTGGCAGAGATGAATTCTGGGACTTGTATAAGACATGCTTTCATCAGAGATTAATGCAAGGCGATCTACGAATATGTCTCCATGGTCCAATACCAAGTAGTAATGCTTTCAAGGGTAAAAAGAAAAAACCATAATCTCAGTTATTAATAGTTTTGTCCTGACTATGTACCTTTTTGTTGTAAGCTGCAATGTCAATTGTTTGTGCTTGTTGAGCTCCAATTGCCATTGTTTCTAATCAAATTGTTTTCACTCGGCTTTTGTTTGGTGACGTTGAGTAATGATGCTTTATAACCTTCCCAATTATATAGTGCTGTTTAGCCCAATTATTTAGCTATTAAACTTAATTTTTTTTCCTGTTGGAAATCTGAAAAATTGCAACTCTGTTTTTGACTGCAAAGCCATTCTCGTCGATCGAATGTTAGGAAATGCGTATTTGCCAAAAGTTAGGGCTCTTATGAAGCAAGCGATAGAAGAAACAAGGACATGTCGTCCCAATATACACCCATCTTAAAGACTCGTCTAAATCTTCGCCATCGACAGAAATAAGTGGTACGATGAAAGCAGGGAGAAAGCCACAAGAGTTAAGATTTGGGAAAGAAAATCACATCCTTGCAATCGAAGAAAGAGATTTGCCACACCCAAAAACAAGGCAAAATATTGTACAATTATTGCTATATTCTAAAGGGATAATACTGTCATAACGATTTGTGTTCAACAAAAAGTGATTCGAAAATCTTTATGTCGAAAAAAGAGTTTTGTAACTCCTGTGTCGAAGGAAAACTGATTTGGAAAATCTTGTGTCCGTTTTGCTTATTTTCTTAGCGAGGTGTCGTTTATGTAGCAATAAAAATGGACTTGTTTGTACTGTACATGTCAGATTAATTTTGACACATAATGTCCATATCATTTAATTGGACCGGAAAAACTGAAGTCCACCTAAAACTACATACTAAATCATCGGACCGATCCATTTTCCATCtccttacccaaaaaaaaaaagaaaaaagcgtGGAGGCTTGGACCCAGATGGAGAGGTAAAGCTTATTTTTTTTTGGGACCATTTTAGGCTCTGATTCATCAATTTCTGGTAAGTAGCTATACAAATCCTTCGAATtggattctatatatatatatatacacacataaatgATTATTTGAGCTGTGTTTTTTAATTTCAGGATCTTAATTAAGGGTTTGGatttctttttaaaaaaattcgCAGGTGTGCAGTCGACATTGTTCACGTTTATTAACAAAAGTGAGTACACAGAGTGGCCAATCATTTTATCAAACTCGGGAGTAGCGCCGCTCGATAGTCGATACCACCGGATTTTCCCTCCAAAGAGGCGAATCAAAGCCTATAACGCCGCCTTCTAAATGGGCCAGCCGTTTATGGGGACGAACTCTGGGTACGGAGGACGCCGCCACACCACCTGCCACGTTGGCTGAGTGCACCCTCGACGGTTCCGGCGGGCTTGATTTCTTCGACGTCAGCCTCGTCGACGGTATAACCTCCCTATGCTGGTGGTTCCTCAAGGCGGCACCGGACAGAACTGCACAAACACCGTATGCGTGGCTGACCTAAATTGACAAGATCTAGTTGGAGTTAGTATGAGTGGAAAAAATAGGTTTGTAAGACAGAAATAAATGATACTCGAATGGGCGGAAGAGGGATTTGTCAAGGTGTGAATTTTTTGTTTCTTTGAAGATGAATATATAAAACAATTTGATGATTTTTTAAAAAGAAACAGCGAAGGCTTGGAGCCAGAGGGAGAGGTaaagttttttatttttcttttgggTAAGGAGATAGAAAATGGATCGGTCCGATTTAGTTTGTAGTTTCACTTCCGTTTTTTTTCGGTCCAATTAAAGGATATGAACATTATTTGTATAAATTAATCTGACATGTACATACATCAGTACATACAAGTCCATTTTTTATTGACATGTAAGCGACACCTCATAAAAAAATAAGCAAAACGAACACAAGATTTTTCAGACCAGTTTTTTTCGATATAAGAAATTACGAACTTTTTTTCTCTACCCAAAAATTTTCGGATAACTTTTTATTAGACACAAgacttgatgtgaatgttatatctaTTCTAAATGTTTTACTCTTTTTCACAaatattgaaattatatatatatagctacGTACAGTATATGTACAATGGGTTGATAATTCATATATACTAAAATCTGGTTAGATCTACAACCCCATACAACAATCTGCAGAACTACTTGTTTTAACTTTTAAATGTGACTGGCTACAGAGATTTTACACCGTGCATCTTAATAATACAGTATGTGACATCAAACACGCGCGCCAAGCTATTCACTATGGATCTTACACACGTTCATTGGCATCGTCAGGAATTCTTAATCATCTTGTTAATTGCTCATCATAGTCTTGTAAGTCTATACTAACAATATCTCCATCGTCGACACTGATCTCAATAGAGTTCCTATCACGATTTCCTCCATTACCAATGTGAGGTACCTCCAGATTAACGTCTATTAGGAATATCATTTGCTACTCGTGTGTTATTCGAACATAGATATCTTTGGCCATAATATTGTTTGGCCTTTCTGACTGGAATTTGCCATATGTAACTTTCAGATACGAGTAAGGCTAACAATGTTGCAAACCCTATACCAATGAAGAATGCCGCAAAGTTATAGGCAGTGAGAGGACTAGCACCATTTCTCGCACCCGAAGTAGATTGATAATTCGAAGGAATGAGAGAATGACCGAAATACTTGGTCTCAAGAGTATCCATTATGTTTCCGTCAGATATATTTAAGATTGCCCTAGAGAAATGTGGAACTAGTGTAGAATTCAAATGAAAGGCAAATCCAAAACCTCCGGTCCTATAAGTTTGCCCAGCCATCATGAAATGTGAGCTATGTTTAGCTAAAACCACCTTTATGCAAGGGATTTCGTCAAAGATAGCCGCAACGCCTCCATTTTCATTCCCCTTGGACAAAGCATGGCGATACTGCTCACTGGTGCTATATCCCTTTAGCTTGTCAGGGCTGAAGTGTAATTTTTCTATAAGTAAAGATCTGACGAAGGAATCTTGTTGAAACCCAACATTGTAACCTCCTTTCTGAAGTTCATCAATGCTTGTATAGGTGGGCAGTAACTGGTCAACGGTTAGCATTGAAGATAAGCTTGCCGAGTAACATTGCATCAACACAAATGCCAAAAATAACCAAACAACCAGTACAAACTTGGAGCAGTTGTTCATCACATTCTCTCCTGCAGTACATAGGAATTACATGCAAAAATAAAAATTAAGGCACTGTTTTATAATATAATTAGTTTGGGGTCGACAATATTGATTTAGTACTGATATTTAGTTGTACCAAATCATGCTACACAATTCTGAACTTGGCCCTAATTAAGTATAACTATATATGTGATAAATTAATAATTGTTTATTTATCCTTAAATTTTTGGTAATTATATATCACTCCGGTATAACATGAATCAAACTAATTTTTATAAGACAGACTGTGTGGGAGGATGCATACATATATAGTCTATTTCAGTAACTTAATTAGCAATTTCAAACTTTCATTAAACATCAAAAATTAACATTAGTACGTAGTTCTTTATAAGAGTAATATATAAGCCTAAATGAATTTATATAACTCAATTAGAAACTGACCTTGAGTGGAAACAGCGGACGTCATTGGAAGCCAAAAGATCTTCCCAACCCAACGCTTAGGCGATTCATCACAGCCTGTTGTCGTCATTGTAATATTGTGACGCTCAAGGACTACGAGTACGAAACTGATAAATATGGTGACAATTATTATCGCCAACCAAAGGTCCCAACTAAAGGGTTTTACAACGACCCACATGCTTTTACGATGTTTTATCGGTACAAGCATAGTCACTCCTGACTCCGTGTACGGTAATGTGAAATCAACGAATGATGTCCGGTTGAATATAATTGTCGTGTCTCCCGCCACGCCATGAATTTTCTGTGTCAATGAAATTGAAGTttcattttaaaattaaaaagataATGATTTACTGTATACTAGCTAATTGGAAGttatcaaaaaaataaataaaaaattactaGCTAATTGGCTTAATTTTTTTTTAGATACATGGTACTTGGTTTTTCTCAAATAACACATGGTACGTACTTGGTTTACTTAAGTGAGCTATAGGCTCAATTGAATTTTGGGAAGTAGATGAAAATTAATATCTAAACTTGGTACGTGCGTACTCAAGTTTATGGAGTACTAGTCTAGTAAACATTTTAACAGTTTAATTGAGATGGTAtcttattaaaatttaattatttaaaaccacATTTAATTTGCaacttaataaaattaagatttataaacaaaaaaacatttttttttatttgattgaAATGATCGAATTCTAGCTCTATATATACATTACAATCAACTCAACCTCAAAACAATCACGCATGTAGGAAAGAAATTTATCGGGGAAAACCATCGATAACTGCAAGGAAAATAAGCTACCCATCATCCCGGAAGTACTTGCCTCGACAGGATTGCAAATTGGCATGGTTCTAGCTTTGGAAATTGACGAAGCTACGGAGGTCTTTGACAATTCTTTGCCAAAGGCGTCAGCTCCGCTTCCTCGAGTTCATTTATCGCCATATGTTTATGACATATAAATCTACTTAAGGCTGATCCATGCAAGTTTTTCTCCTCTGTGCTAATGTATTTTTCCATTCTAGCTAAAGGTGATGGTGCTTTACTATGATATTTTGGCTGGTCATGTTTGTTTAAGTTCTTTTTATGCTGGACTGTAAGTATATATTGACCCTAAACGCGTAAGCTAATGTTTAAAAAGGGGAGCTTGGATTGACAGTATGTGGGTTTGGGTTCTTCGATGGATTCGGCAATTACTTATGCAGGTATTCGTCTCACTCGACTCGTTGATGATTTTGATTGATGAAGTTTTATGATCAGGTCATAGAGTTTATTTTTATATATGGACTGGAGGATATGATCCTATACAACTAAGGCCGGTCTAATTCAGAGTATGTAAAGTCTTGGCATTTGCGGTTGGATTTCAACTTTGGATCATCAAGCGTATATGAAGACTCTAGCACTTGTTTACTATGTTACTAATATGTGGGCAGTTATATGTTTAGACTTTATTGCTATTAGAGGATGGCATGTATCCAATATTAGTATAGTTTGGATGATTATATTCGAAGCTGTGGACTTCTATCGGTTGATGTACCGTTTATGGCAGTCGAACGTGGAAGACTCTGACCAGTAATGTTTACGATTTTTTTCTTTCGAACTTCTTAATTTAGAGGACTAAATTTTAATTCGGGAATAATTGGCAGCTAACATTCTTCGACTCGACCATCTAATCTtaatttaattttaaataaaatttctcctttataaaaaaaatatatatatatataaatattacttaacACTTGCAGACTTG containing:
- the LOC139884070 gene encoding glutamate receptor 2.9-like; this encodes MTKQACFLIFLVFLFFNFHFKVINSKSNETTPLKLRIGVPVKEGFKEFVEVKNRINGTDNFSCTGFSIEVFAAAVRSLPFKVEYDFIPFKNSTGQSNGSYDELLQQIEAKKIHGVAGDTTIIFNRTSFVDFTLPYTESGVTMLVPIKHRKSMWVVVKPFSWDLWLAIIIVTIFISFVLVVLERHNITMTTTGCDESPKRWVGKIFWLPMTSAVSTQGENVMNNCSKFVLVVWLFLAFVLMQCYSASLSSMLTVDQLLPTYTSIDELQKGGYNVGFQQDSFVRSLLIEKLHFSPDKLKGYSTSEQYRHALSKGNENGGVAAIFDEIPCIKVVLAKHSSHFMMAGQTYRTGGFGFAFHLNSTLVPHFSRAILNISDGNIMDTLETKYFGHSLIPSNYQSTSGARNGASPLTAYNFAAFFIGIGFATLLALLVSESYIWQIPVRKAKQYYGQRYLCSNNTRVANDIPNRR